Proteins from a single region of Drosophila biarmipes strain raj3 chromosome 3R, RU_DBia_V1.1, whole genome shotgun sequence:
- the LOC108031511 gene encoding metallothionein-2 yields the protein MPCKGCGNNCQCSAGKCGGNCAGNSQCQCAAKTGAKCCQAK from the exons ATGCCTTGCAAGGGATGCGGAAACA ACTGCCAGTGCTCAGCCGGAAAGTGCGGAGGAAACTGCGCCGGAAACAGCCAATGCCAATGCGCCGCCAAGACGGGAGCCAAGTGCTGCCAGGCCAAGTGA
- the LOC108031510 gene encoding metallothionein-4: MGCKACGTNCQCSATKCGDNCACSQQCQCSCKNGPKDKCCSTKN, translated from the exons ATGGGTTGCAAGGCTTGTGGAACAA ACTGCCAGTGCTCGGCCACCAAGTGCGGCGACAACTGCGCCTGCAGCCAGCAGTGCCAGTGCTCCTGCAAGAACGGACCCAAGGACAAGTGCTGCTCCACCAAAAACTAA